In the Pseudomonadota bacterium genome, TGGCTGACCATTGCCGCCAGCTCGAGCTGGTTGAGTTGCAATAGTTTGATTGCCTGTTGTAGCTGTGGGGTCAGTACCAGCTGCTGGGATTGGGTTAAACGGAGGTTTTGACTGAGATTAATGGCCATATGAAAAACAATAACCTGAACCTAAGCTAATAGCGGTTAGCCATTAGCATTTAGCTTTTAATAATCATGGTTTTACGTTGATTAGCAACAACACCCATCGGGTGAATATGTATAATATTGAACATCTTGTAATTATTGAGTTAATAGCTGAGAGCTGAGAGCCGAGAGCTGAAGGCTGATAGCTAATCACTAATTTAACCTGAATAAAAAAGGTACTGCCTATGCAAAAATAATACCATGGATTATAGCCGACAGATAAAAAAAAGGCAAGTGAAAAAGAGTGAAGGCTTGATGATTGAAGTTTTTACGATGCCATTACATTTTGAAATCATCACCCAGATATATCTTTCGAGCTTTGGAGCTGGTGACGATCTTATCCGGAGGGCCTTCCTCAATAATTTCCCCCTGGTCCAATATATACGCCCGGTCACAAATTCCCAGGGTTTCCCGGACATTATGGTCTGAGATCAGCACCCCGATTTTTTTCTGACGCAGGCTGGCGATGATGGTTTGCAGATCATTGACGGCGATGGGATCGATGCCGGCGAAAGGTTCATCCAGGAGGATAAACGTTGGTGAAAGAACCAGTGCCCGCGCTATTTCCACCCGCCGCCTTTCTCCACCGGAGACGGTCATGGCCTTATTTTTACGAATATGATTCAACCCGAATTGGGTCAGTAACTCCTCCAGTCGGCTTTCCTGTTCTGCGGGGCTAAGGGAAAGGGTTTGCAGGATGGCTTTCAAATTGTCCGCAACCGTAAGCTTACGGAAGACGGAAGCTTCCTGGGGCAGGTAGCTGATTCCCTGTCGAGCCCTTTGGGGCATGGGCAGGCGGGTAATATCATGATCATTATAAAGTAAAATTCCCACATCAGGC is a window encoding:
- the lptB gene encoding LPS export ABC transporter ATP-binding protein; the encoded protein is MDENRLVAKDLVKKYGQRTVVNQVSIAIQSGEIVGLLGPNGAGKTTTFYMIVGLIKPDVGILLYNDHDITRLPMPQRARQGISYLPQEASVFRKLTVADNLKAILQTLSLSPAEQESRLEELLTQFGLNHIRKNKAMTVSGGERRRVEIARALVLSPTFILLDEPFAGIDPIAVNDLQTIIASLRQKKIGVLISDHNVRETLGICDRAYILDQGEIIEEGPPDKIVTSSKARKIYLGDDFKM